The Williamsia sp. DF01-3 genome has a window encoding:
- a CDS encoding BlaI/MecI/CopY family transcriptional regulator, with amino-acid sequence MRRMNGLGELERAVMDNLWSSAEPQTVRQVHAALSADRELAYTTVMTVLQRLAKKNLVTQLRDDRAHRYSATHPREHLVASLMVDALSEADEAGSRQAALVSFVGRVGADEAEALRRALDELESARGAHSESYRSSEP; translated from the coding sequence GTGAGAAGAATGAACGGGTTGGGTGAGCTCGAGCGGGCAGTCATGGACAATTTGTGGTCGTCCGCCGAACCGCAAACGGTGCGGCAGGTGCACGCGGCTCTGTCGGCGGATCGCGAACTCGCGTACACGACCGTGATGACCGTGCTCCAGCGACTGGCGAAGAAGAATCTCGTCACGCAGCTGCGCGATGACCGTGCCCACCGCTACTCGGCCACCCATCCGCGTGAGCACCTCGTGGCGAGCTTGATGGTTGACGCGCTGAGCGAAGCGGACGAGGCTGGATCACGGCAGGCCGCCCTGGTTTCCTTTGTGGGCCGGGTCGGCGCCGACGAGGCGGAAGCGCTTCGACGTGCACTGGATGAACTGGAATCGGCCCGCGGAGCCCACAGCGAGTCATATCGATCTTCTGAGCCCTAG
- a CDS encoding recombinase family protein, which translates to MRAAVYLRQSLDRHGDGLAVARQRDDCLKLCSTRGWTSVEYVDNDTSASVGRRPSYERMLDDIRAGNVDAVVAWDLDRLHRRPVELEHFIILADEKGIALATVGGDADLSTDNGRLFARIKGAVARAEVERKSARQKRAGLQRAESGKAWGPRAFGYTEKNDQLIDTESNAVRDAYRAVLAGASLGSIATKWNDAQIATTKGNKWRSAQVRQLLLNPRYAGLRSYNGEIVGSASWPAIVPEDVWRSVNTMLLDPGRRSGATRGRKHLLTGLALCGVCQSPLGSGIAQSTRQTVYRCKACLRLSRNQRYVDEVVVAVVVGRLSQPDAIELAIDEKRENIGELRDRAATLRARLDSIATDFADGELTASQLRTATARIKNQLAQAESEMLSANRARIFDGIIGVSDVAERFAALPLDRRRAIIDALLTVTVMPTGRGHRFDPATVKTEWKSIGGVSSEDPAPRC; encoded by the coding sequence GTGCGAGCAGCCGTCTACCTCCGACAATCCCTCGACCGTCATGGCGACGGCCTCGCAGTTGCGCGTCAACGCGACGACTGCCTAAAGCTCTGCTCTACCCGAGGGTGGACCTCGGTCGAGTACGTCGACAACGACACCTCTGCCAGTGTGGGCCGCCGCCCCTCCTACGAACGGATGCTTGATGACATCCGTGCCGGCAATGTCGACGCCGTCGTCGCCTGGGACCTAGACCGCCTACACCGCCGCCCGGTCGAACTCGAACACTTCATCATTCTGGCCGACGAGAAGGGCATTGCATTAGCGACCGTGGGTGGTGACGCCGACCTCTCGACAGACAATGGCCGTCTGTTCGCCCGCATCAAGGGCGCCGTCGCCCGCGCCGAAGTCGAACGAAAATCAGCCCGGCAGAAACGGGCAGGACTACAGCGTGCAGAATCCGGTAAAGCGTGGGGACCACGCGCCTTCGGCTACACAGAGAAAAACGACCAACTTATCGACACCGAATCCAACGCGGTGCGCGATGCCTACCGCGCTGTCCTCGCTGGCGCCTCGCTCGGCTCGATTGCCACCAAATGGAACGACGCCCAGATAGCCACCACAAAAGGCAACAAATGGCGTAGCGCGCAGGTGCGGCAACTGCTACTCAATCCCCGGTACGCGGGTTTGCGGTCCTACAACGGTGAGATCGTCGGCTCCGCGTCCTGGCCCGCCATCGTCCCCGAAGATGTCTGGCGCTCGGTGAACACGATGCTGCTCGATCCTGGCCGCCGAAGTGGCGCCACCCGCGGTCGCAAACACCTACTGACGGGTCTTGCGCTGTGCGGTGTCTGCCAATCCCCGCTCGGTTCCGGTATCGCCCAGAGCACAAGACAAACTGTCTATCGGTGCAAGGCGTGTCTGCGACTCTCCCGAAACCAGCGGTACGTCGACGAGGTGGTGGTCGCCGTCGTCGTCGGCAGGCTGTCCCAGCCCGACGCCATAGAACTAGCAATCGACGAGAAACGAGAGAACATCGGTGAGCTACGTGACCGGGCCGCGACACTTCGCGCCCGGCTCGACTCGATCGCTACCGACTTCGCAGACGGCGAACTCACCGCCTCGCAATTACGCACCGCAACGGCACGCATCAAAAATCAACTCGCGCAGGCGGAATCGGAAATGTTGAGCGCGAACCGGGCGCGCATATTCGATGGCATTATCGGTGTCAGCGATGTGGCGGAACGCTTCGCTGCACTCCCCCTCGACCGGCGCCGCGCCATCATCGACGCACTACTGACGGTGACCGTGATGCCCACCGGCCGCGGCCACCGGTTCGATCCCGCTACCGTAAAGACCGAATGGAAGAGCATCGGCGGCGTGTCGAGTGAAGATCCCGCACCACGCTGCTAA
- a CDS encoding terminase large subunit domain-containing protein: MRAGPKAAVDDSPLPWAPRSAGSKRFEKFCEKFIKVPKGTGALKALRLRDWQRELVGSVEDAEVQPRTAGWMLPRGQGKSSLTAAYGLYKFFDGGEGAVVCVVAVDERQAGIVFNVARRMVELDEELSSRCQIFKERLYIPATDSYFHCLPAEAKRLEGLDYTLAILDEAGVANRDSYEVLTLAQGKRERSTLVCIGTPGPDPNNQVLRDLRDYADDHPNDTSLVWREFSAAGFEDHPVDCQHCWELANPALDDFLHRDALVALLPPKTREATFRRARLCQFVSDTTGQFLPAGAWEALATGKPVPKGTDVVLALDGSFSDDSTALLVATVSTEPHMDKVRVWQRPNGDDTYRVPVAEVEQEIRLACRKWNVVEIIADPFRWTRTLQILESEKLPVVEFPHSPARLTAATGDLYSAAINARMTHSGDRQLAEHVNAAVIVEDARGIRLSKGSRQRSARKIDLAACAVMAHSRAVWRASKKKKRARSFK; the protein is encoded by the coding sequence ATGAGGGCGGGTCCGAAGGCTGCGGTGGACGACAGCCCCTTGCCCTGGGCGCCGCGGTCCGCGGGGTCGAAGCGGTTCGAGAAGTTCTGCGAGAAGTTCATCAAGGTACCCAAGGGCACGGGCGCGCTGAAGGCGCTGCGCCTGCGTGATTGGCAACGTGAGCTGGTCGGGTCGGTCGAGGACGCCGAGGTCCAACCCAGGACGGCGGGGTGGATGCTGCCGCGTGGTCAGGGCAAGTCGTCGCTGACAGCCGCCTACGGGCTCTACAAGTTCTTCGATGGTGGTGAGGGTGCGGTGGTGTGTGTGGTCGCGGTGGATGAGCGGCAGGCCGGCATCGTGTTCAACGTCGCCCGGCGCATGGTGGAGCTGGACGAGGAACTGTCGTCCCGGTGCCAGATCTTCAAAGAGCGTCTGTACATCCCGGCGACGGACAGCTACTTCCATTGCCTGCCTGCCGAGGCGAAGCGGCTCGAAGGGCTCGACTACACGCTCGCGATCCTCGATGAAGCGGGCGTGGCGAACCGGGACAGCTACGAGGTGCTGACCTTGGCGCAGGGTAAGCGGGAGCGCTCGACGCTGGTGTGTATCGGGACGCCCGGCCCGGACCCGAACAATCAGGTGTTGCGCGATCTTCGGGACTACGCCGACGATCACCCGAACGACACGTCACTGGTGTGGCGGGAGTTCTCCGCGGCAGGTTTCGAGGATCATCCGGTGGACTGCCAGCACTGCTGGGAGCTTGCCAACCCGGCGCTCGATGACTTTCTCCACCGTGACGCTTTGGTCGCTCTGCTGCCGCCGAAGACCCGTGAGGCTACGTTCCGGCGCGCTCGGTTGTGTCAGTTCGTCTCCGACACCACCGGTCAATTCCTACCCGCTGGTGCATGGGAAGCGCTCGCCACGGGCAAGCCGGTACCGAAGGGCACTGACGTTGTGCTTGCCCTCGATGGTTCGTTCTCCGATGACTCGACAGCGCTATTGGTGGCGACGGTGTCGACGGAACCTCATATGGACAAGGTGAGGGTGTGGCAGCGGCCGAACGGTGACGACACCTATCGGGTGCCGGTGGCCGAGGTCGAGCAGGAGATCCGCCTCGCCTGCCGCAAGTGGAATGTCGTGGAGATCATTGCTGACCCGTTCCGGTGGACGCGCACGTTGCAGATCCTCGAATCAGAGAAGCTGCCCGTGGTGGAGTTTCCGCACTCGCCGGCCCGTCTGACGGCTGCGACCGGCGACCTCTACAGCGCGGCTATCAACGCCCGAATGACCCACAGCGGTGACCGTCAGTTGGCCGAGCATGTCAACGCCGCGGTGATCGTGGAGGACGCCCGCGGCATCCGGTTGTCGAAGGGCTCGCGGCAACGGTCCGCCCGAAAAATCGACCTGGCTGCCTGCGCGGTCATGGCTCATAGTCGCGCCGTCTGGCGCGCATCCAAGAAGAAAAAACGAGCAAGGAGTTTCAAATGA
- a CDS encoding DUF3631 domain-containing protein: MTETSPVGSVGSTGSVGSNRHPVGSELLTDVRAWLDRFICFTNEHDADLLALWIAHTHVANETYTSPRLILDSPMPSAGKTTVLDHISRLAHNPIQAASLSSPALLVRLIEKGIRTICIDEVDRSLAPNKPGVEDLIAIINSGYRKGATRPVLVPNKGGGWNVNEMPTYSPVVMAGNAPDLPDDTRSRCVRVLLMRDLHGIVEDSDWEDIEPEAHAIRDQLHIWAELNRDNIRLSRPTLPEGCIGRSKERWRPLKRVADVAGGTWPKIVDNLIERSLEEDRSEREDGLMREPAAMVLIKDIRTTWGENEIHTPSKTIVSKLITHNPDYWGLSSNYGKALTVQRMGRMMVQSFKLNSERLGDGPRGYRLSSLQPVWRRLGLPPLSETDGTDGTDGTDGGAY, translated from the coding sequence ATGACTGAAACCTCTCCCGTCGGTTCCGTCGGTTCAACCGGTTCCGTCGGTTCAAACCGGCACCCCGTCGGTTCGGAACTTCTAACCGACGTACGGGCATGGCTCGACCGGTTCATCTGCTTCACCAACGAGCACGACGCCGACCTCCTGGCGCTGTGGATCGCACACACCCACGTCGCGAACGAGACCTACACCAGCCCCCGTCTCATCCTCGACTCACCGATGCCGAGCGCGGGCAAAACCACTGTGCTGGATCACATCTCACGCCTTGCGCACAATCCGATCCAAGCGGCTTCGCTGTCCTCTCCGGCCTTGCTCGTCAGGCTCATCGAGAAGGGCATCCGAACCATTTGCATCGATGAGGTGGACCGGTCGCTGGCACCCAATAAGCCCGGCGTCGAAGATCTGATCGCGATTATCAACTCCGGTTACCGCAAGGGCGCAACCCGGCCGGTCCTAGTGCCCAACAAGGGTGGCGGCTGGAACGTGAACGAAATGCCCACCTACAGCCCCGTCGTGATGGCCGGCAACGCGCCCGATCTACCAGACGACACACGGTCACGCTGCGTTCGCGTGCTCTTGATGCGGGACCTACACGGAATCGTCGAAGACTCCGATTGGGAGGACATCGAACCGGAGGCGCACGCCATCCGCGACCAGCTCCACATCTGGGCCGAACTCAACCGCGACAACATCCGTCTATCCCGGCCCACCCTCCCCGAGGGATGCATCGGACGGTCAAAGGAACGGTGGCGCCCTCTCAAGCGCGTTGCCGACGTAGCGGGCGGCACCTGGCCCAAGATCGTCGACAACCTCATCGAGCGCAGCCTCGAAGAAGACAGGTCCGAACGCGAGGACGGACTCATGCGAGAACCCGCCGCGATGGTTCTTATAAAAGACATAAGGACAACATGGGGCGAAAACGAGATCCACACCCCCTCGAAAACCATCGTCTCCAAGCTCATCACCCACAACCCCGACTACTGGGGACTGAGTTCCAACTACGGCAAGGCGCTCACCGTTCAGCGCATGGGCCGAATGATGGTCCAGTCGTTCAAGCTCAATTCCGAACGGCTCGGTGATGGCCCTCGCGGATACCGCCTCTCCAGCCTGCAACCGGTCTGGCGTCGGTTAGGTCTACCCCCTCTCTCAGAAACCGACGGGACTGACGGAACCGACGGAACCGACGGCGGTGCCTACTGA
- a CDS encoding GuaB1 family IMP dehydrogenase-related protein, producing MRFLDEHFPSHDLTYDDVFLVPGRTDVTSRFDVDLSTSDGSGTTIPLVVANMTAVAGRRMAETVARRGGLVVLPQDLPISAAADMISFVKGRRLVADTPVVLDGDAAVSDALALLPKRAHGAVVVLDTDAATPIGVVTERACVDVDRFARLTEVLDPDFVTAPAGTPPREIFELLEGAHTDLAVLTEPDGSLAGVLTRVGALRAGIYQPNVDGAGRLRVAAAVGINGDVTARATALVEAGADLLVVDTAHGHQERMLAVLGQIADADLGVPLCAGNVVSAQGTKDLISAGASIVKVGVGPGAMCTTRMMTGVGRPQFSAVAECASAARGSGAHVWADGGVRHPRDVALAVAAGASNVMIGSWFAGTYESPGDLKWDRDGRPYKESFGMASKRAVAARTATDSAFDRARKALFEEGISSSRIALDPERPGVEDLIDHICAGVRSTATYAGARSLDELHDKAVLGVQSAAGFAEGRPLPTGW from the coding sequence GTGCGCTTCCTTGACGAGCATTTCCCGAGCCATGACCTGACCTACGACGACGTCTTCCTCGTCCCCGGTCGAACCGACGTCACCTCTCGATTCGATGTCGATCTGTCCACCTCGGACGGCTCGGGAACCACCATTCCCCTGGTCGTCGCCAACATGACCGCTGTCGCAGGACGGCGGATGGCCGAGACCGTGGCGCGGCGTGGTGGACTCGTGGTGCTACCGCAGGACCTTCCCATCAGCGCGGCCGCCGACATGATCTCGTTCGTCAAGGGACGGCGCCTGGTCGCCGACACCCCTGTGGTCCTCGATGGCGACGCAGCTGTTTCAGATGCCCTGGCGCTTCTGCCCAAGCGTGCCCACGGCGCGGTGGTCGTCCTCGACACCGATGCGGCGACGCCCATCGGAGTGGTGACCGAGCGGGCCTGCGTCGACGTGGACCGGTTCGCGCGGCTCACCGAAGTGCTCGATCCCGACTTCGTCACCGCCCCCGCGGGAACCCCGCCGCGAGAGATCTTCGAGCTGCTCGAGGGAGCCCACACCGACCTGGCCGTACTCACCGAGCCGGACGGAAGCCTCGCGGGAGTGTTGACCCGCGTGGGTGCTCTGCGCGCGGGCATCTACCAACCCAATGTCGATGGCGCGGGGCGACTACGCGTCGCCGCTGCGGTGGGCATCAACGGCGACGTGACGGCCAGGGCGACTGCGCTGGTCGAGGCCGGTGCCGATCTGCTCGTCGTCGACACCGCGCACGGTCACCAAGAACGCATGCTGGCGGTGCTGGGGCAGATCGCCGACGCCGATCTCGGCGTGCCCCTGTGCGCCGGCAACGTGGTCTCGGCGCAGGGCACCAAGGACCTGATCTCCGCGGGTGCGTCGATCGTCAAGGTCGGGGTGGGGCCGGGCGCCATGTGCACCACTCGGATGATGACCGGCGTGGGTCGGCCTCAGTTCTCTGCTGTCGCCGAATGCGCCTCGGCGGCAAGAGGTTCGGGCGCCCACGTCTGGGCAGACGGTGGAGTGAGGCATCCCCGTGACGTGGCTCTGGCCGTTGCCGCGGGCGCGTCGAACGTGATGATCGGTTCCTGGTTCGCCGGAACGTACGAGAGTCCGGGTGACCTGAAGTGGGACCGCGACGGCAGACCGTACAAGGAGAGCTTCGGCATGGCCTCCAAACGAGCGGTCGCGGCACGGACAGCCACCGACAGCGCGTTCGACCGCGCACGCAAGGCGCTGTTCGAGGAAGGGATCTCGAGCTCGCGGATCGCCCTGGACCCCGAGCGGCCCGGCGTCGAAGACCTCATCGACCACATCTGCGCGGGAGTTCGCTCGACGGCGACGTACGCGGGCGCGCGTTCGCTCGACGAATTGCACGACAAAGCTGTCCTGGGGGTGCAGTCGGCAGCGGGCTTCGCGGAGGGACGGCCATTACCGACGGGTTGGTGA
- a CDS encoding PaaI family thioesterase, producing MGTLPKGFDNELGLQMQTATADEVTATFEIAPKLLQPWGIVHGGVYCSVVESVASTSGQIWLHSKGITDSHVVGVNNSTDFLRAVSTGTMTARSKPIHRGRRQQLWEVDITDQSGKLIAQGRVRLQNIAAEN from the coding sequence ATGGGCACGCTGCCCAAGGGCTTCGACAACGAGCTCGGGTTGCAGATGCAAACGGCAACAGCTGACGAGGTCACCGCGACGTTCGAGATCGCCCCCAAGCTCCTGCAGCCCTGGGGCATCGTTCACGGGGGCGTGTACTGCTCGGTGGTCGAATCGGTCGCGAGTACGTCGGGTCAGATATGGCTGCACAGCAAGGGGATCACCGATTCCCATGTCGTCGGGGTGAACAACAGCACCGACTTCCTGCGCGCGGTGAGCACGGGCACCATGACTGCACGTTCGAAGCCGATCCACCGGGGCCGTCGTCAGCAGCTGTGGGAGGTCGACATCACCGACCAGTCGGGCAAGTTGATCGCACAGGGCCGGGTACGGCTGCAGAACATCGCCGCCGAGAACTGA
- a CDS encoding hemolysin family protein produces the protein MQALILAGSLLGFVALTLGTALFVAAEFSLTALERSTVENDVRTRGDLRSRQVSKAHRSLSFQLSGAQLGITITTLVTGYIAEPVLAQLFEPAFEAVGLPDGATTAVSLILALVIATSLSMVLGELIPKNLAISKPLPTARATAGPMSLFSATFRWLINALNGTANWVVRRLGVEPAEELRSARSPQELGSLVRNSARQGALDPGTAALVDRSLQFGERTAEELMTPRVTVESLDIHDTVRDLILASSRTGYSRFPILDGGDLDNIIGIVHIKQAFTVPLTARATTQLGTLARDVPVVPASLDGDALMQQIRADGFQVAVVVDEYGGTAGIVTTEDLIEEIVGDVTDEHDDEQADVQRDGDGYICNGLLRIDELLDAIGYRAPDGQYDTLGGLLMFQLGRIAREGDVIDLPVHTTASEDDEDSSLTQSDQRWQARVVRMEGRRIDVVALTPLSGSDVEHSDG, from the coding sequence ATGCAAGCGCTCATCCTGGCCGGCAGCCTTCTCGGCTTCGTCGCACTGACCTTGGGAACGGCTCTGTTCGTCGCGGCCGAGTTCTCGCTGACCGCTCTTGAACGGTCCACGGTCGAGAACGACGTACGGACTCGGGGTGACCTTCGGTCGAGGCAGGTCAGCAAGGCCCACCGGTCGCTCTCGTTCCAGCTGTCCGGTGCCCAACTCGGCATCACGATCACCACGCTTGTCACCGGTTACATCGCCGAGCCGGTCTTGGCCCAGCTCTTCGAGCCGGCCTTCGAAGCGGTAGGGCTCCCGGACGGCGCGACAACGGCTGTCTCGCTCATCCTCGCCCTTGTCATCGCCACGTCGTTGTCGATGGTTCTGGGTGAGTTGATCCCGAAGAACCTGGCGATCTCCAAGCCACTGCCCACAGCCCGGGCCACCGCCGGCCCGATGAGTTTGTTCTCGGCAACCTTCCGGTGGCTGATCAACGCTCTCAACGGCACCGCGAACTGGGTGGTCAGGCGCCTCGGCGTCGAGCCCGCCGAGGAACTACGGTCGGCGCGTTCCCCCCAGGAACTCGGCAGCCTGGTTCGCAATTCGGCCCGGCAAGGCGCCCTGGACCCCGGCACCGCTGCTCTCGTCGACCGCTCCCTGCAGTTCGGCGAACGTACGGCCGAGGAACTGATGACCCCGCGGGTGACCGTGGAGTCCCTCGACATTCACGACACCGTTCGTGATCTGATCCTCGCCTCATCCCGGACGGGCTACTCCCGATTCCCGATCCTCGATGGCGGCGACCTCGACAACATCATCGGCATCGTCCACATCAAGCAGGCGTTCACCGTCCCTCTGACCGCGCGCGCCACCACGCAACTGGGCACCCTCGCGCGGGACGTCCCCGTGGTTCCGGCAAGTCTCGACGGTGACGCATTGATGCAGCAGATCCGGGCAGACGGATTCCAGGTGGCCGTGGTCGTCGATGAATACGGCGGCACAGCCGGCATCGTCACCACCGAAGACCTGATCGAAGAGATCGTCGGCGACGTCACCGACGAACACGACGACGAGCAAGCCGACGTCCAGCGGGATGGGGACGGATACATCTGCAACGGCCTGCTGCGAATCGACGAGTTGCTGGATGCGATCGGATACCGGGCACCGGACGGCCAATACGACACCCTGGGCGGGCTGTTGATGTTCCAGCTCGGCCGTATCGCCAGAGAAGGTGACGTGATCGATCTCCCCGTCCATACAACCGCTTCCGAGGACGACGAGGATTCGTCGCTGACGCAGTCTGATCAACGGTGGCAGGCGCGCGTGGTCCGGATGGAAGGTCGCCGGATCGACGTCGTCGCGTTGACGCCGTTGTCCGGGTCAGATGTGGAGCATTCCGATGGGTGA
- the gndA gene encoding NADP-dependent phosphogluconate dehydrogenase: MTETAARAQIGVTGLAVMGSNIARNFARHGHTVALHNRSIAKTDALIEKHGHEGDFVRTETVAEFVAALEKPRRVLIMVKAGAPTDAVIEELAAEMEEGDIIIDGGNSLYTDTIRREAAMSERGLNFVGAGISGGEEGALNGPSIMPGGPAKSYESLGPLLESISAHVDGEPCCTHIGPNGAGHFVKMVHNGIEYADMQLIGEAYDLMRKALDLPVAEIADVFREWNSGDLDSYLVEITAEVLSQVDAETGKPLVDVIVDAAGQKGTGRWTVKSALDLGIPTTGIAEAVFARALSSATDQRKQAQGLASGTLAAAPSDKATFIDDINKALYASKVVAYAQGFDQIAAGSKEYDWNLHPGDLATIWRGGCIIRAKFLNRIRDAYSENPELPSLLLAPYFRDAVENAVDSWRRVVATATTMGIPVPAFASSLSYYDALRAERLPAALTQGLRDFFGAHTYQRVDKEGTFHTLWSEDRTEIEA; the protein is encoded by the coding sequence ATGACTGAAACAGCTGCCCGCGCCCAGATCGGTGTCACCGGTTTGGCGGTGATGGGCTCCAACATCGCCCGAAACTTCGCCCGTCACGGCCACACCGTCGCACTGCACAACCGCAGTATCGCGAAGACCGACGCACTGATCGAAAAGCACGGCCACGAGGGAGACTTCGTGCGGACCGAGACAGTCGCCGAATTCGTCGCGGCGCTCGAGAAGCCCCGTCGTGTCCTGATCATGGTGAAAGCCGGCGCCCCGACCGACGCGGTGATCGAGGAGCTCGCCGCCGAGATGGAGGAAGGCGACATCATCATCGACGGCGGCAATTCGCTCTACACGGACACCATCCGGCGCGAAGCCGCGATGTCCGAGCGCGGCCTGAACTTCGTCGGTGCGGGTATCTCCGGCGGCGAAGAAGGTGCGCTCAACGGACCGTCGATCATGCCGGGCGGACCGGCCAAGTCCTACGAGTCCCTCGGCCCGTTGCTCGAGTCGATCTCGGCCCACGTCGACGGGGAGCCCTGCTGCACCCACATCGGCCCCAACGGTGCCGGGCACTTCGTCAAGATGGTCCACAACGGCATCGAGTACGCCGACATGCAGCTCATCGGCGAGGCGTACGACCTCATGCGCAAGGCCCTGGATCTCCCCGTCGCCGAGATCGCCGACGTCTTCCGCGAATGGAACTCGGGAGACCTCGACAGCTACCTCGTCGAGATCACCGCCGAGGTCCTGAGCCAGGTGGATGCCGAGACAGGCAAGCCACTCGTCGACGTCATCGTCGATGCTGCGGGTCAGAAGGGCACCGGCCGCTGGACCGTGAAGTCCGCTCTCGATCTGGGCATCCCCACCACCGGCATCGCCGAGGCGGTCTTCGCGCGAGCGCTGTCGAGCGCAACCGATCAGCGAAAGCAGGCACAAGGCCTGGCGTCGGGCACTCTGGCGGCGGCACCTTCGGACAAGGCGACCTTCATCGACGACATCAACAAGGCGCTCTATGCGTCCAAGGTGGTCGCGTACGCACAGGGATTCGACCAGATCGCGGCAGGCAGCAAGGAATACGACTGGAACCTGCATCCCGGCGACCTCGCCACCATCTGGCGGGGCGGTTGCATCATCCGGGCCAAGTTCCTCAACCGCATCCGGGACGCCTACTCGGAGAACCCGGAGCTGCCCAGCCTGCTCCTCGCTCCGTACTTCCGCGATGCGGTCGAGAACGCTGTGGACAGCTGGCGCCGCGTCGTCGCCACCGCGACCACGATGGGTATCCCCGTTCCGGCGTTCGCGTCGTCGCTCTCCTACTACGACGCCCTGCGCGCCGAGCGACTGCCGGCTGCTCTGACCCAGGGGTTGCGTGACTTCTTCGGCGCGCACACCTACCAGCGCGTCGACAAAGAAGGCACGTTCCACACGCTGTGGAGTGAAGACCGCACGGAGATCGAGGCCTGA
- a CDS encoding M56 family metallopeptidase codes for MTALVFGIVALVLVGPAPSWLARAQWPLRAPRAAMALWQSIAIAAVLSAFSCGLAIAANLLVPDAQGRPTTNPFDEIESLGVVLWTVYVSVFLITLLIGARLFYTVIRVAMRTRARRSAHRELIDLLDRMDRTVPGDPLSARDVRMLEVDQPMAYCLPGLRQRVVISEGTVARLRRDELDAVISHERAHLRARHDLILEAFIAVHEAFPRFVRSRSALGAVQLLVELLADDTAIRCAGRKQLGRALVACADSVAPRGAMAIGGPSTLTRVQRLVDTRPATAISAFAYVAAAAILVIPTVAVAVPWLTELHRLIDN; via the coding sequence TTGACCGCGTTGGTGTTCGGGATCGTGGCTCTCGTGCTCGTGGGCCCGGCTCCGTCGTGGCTCGCGCGCGCGCAGTGGCCGCTCCGCGCCCCGCGTGCGGCCATGGCTCTGTGGCAGTCGATCGCCATCGCGGCAGTGCTCTCCGCGTTCAGCTGCGGCCTCGCCATCGCCGCAAATCTTCTCGTCCCCGACGCGCAGGGACGACCCACGACGAACCCGTTCGACGAGATCGAAAGCCTCGGCGTGGTGCTCTGGACGGTCTACGTCAGCGTGTTCTTGATCACACTCCTCATCGGAGCGCGGCTGTTCTACACCGTGATCCGGGTCGCCATGCGTACCAGGGCGCGCCGGTCGGCCCACCGCGAACTCATCGACCTGCTCGACCGGATGGATCGCACCGTCCCCGGCGATCCGCTCAGTGCGCGCGACGTGCGCATGCTCGAGGTCGATCAGCCCATGGCGTATTGCCTGCCCGGCCTGCGACAGCGTGTCGTGATCAGCGAGGGCACCGTGGCCCGATTGCGCCGGGATGAACTCGACGCCGTGATCAGTCACGAGCGCGCACATCTACGCGCCCGACACGACCTGATACTCGAAGCCTTCATCGCCGTTCATGAAGCCTTTCCCCGGTTCGTCCGTAGCCGTTCAGCGCTGGGTGCCGTGCAGTTGCTCGTCGAGCTGCTCGCCGACGACACCGCCATCCGCTGTGCCGGGCGCAAGCAGCTCGGCCGTGCCCTGGTCGCGTGCGCAGATTCGGTGGCGCCTCGCGGCGCGATGGCCATCGGCGGACCCAGCACCCTCACCCGAGTGCAGCGGCTCGTCGACACCCGTCCGGCCACGGCCATCTCTGCGTTCGCCTACGTCGCCGCCGCCGCGATCCTGGTGATCCCGACGGTCGCCGTGGCCGTTCCCTGGCTCACCGAGCTGCATCGCCTGATCGACAACTGA